CAGCTCTTTTACCGCATTAAATGACCACGTGACTTCGCCGAAcgatttatattatttacaaagtCGTACAACAGCATAATAACCAAAACCCACAAGGCCTCTGGCcgaacaaataaatatagttatgAATATGGTAAAAACGACAGCTCATTTGAATGTTTTGCcacaaaattaagttttattatgTACAGAAAGCACATACTCTATCCGCACACATTAACATACACGCTAATTGTTAGCACTACTCTGACGACTTTATCCGTAACGCCAACTTGACTTCTCAAGCGAGGTAACAACGGCACTGTGCaaagaaaatgaacttaaagTTTTACTATTAGCCGAACACTTTTGAGAGATGCACAGACTCACatgcattctctctctcatacacacacacacagtcataaCTTAGTTATTAATCTACATTATCAACCGTTTAAGCCTCGTTACTCCGTAATCCTACTCACAATTGCGTTTTAAATCCAAAAACGGACAAATATCTTCAAATATATAATCTGATCGATGCCTTGACGTGTAGCAACCGTAGTATAAGCGCAAAAATGGACTCTGGGCcgttgaattattagaaatcattctcagataggactgtttagtttttttatttttctatttagttAATAAATTCCCAATTTGCTGCTCGGTAATAGTAAGGCCGACGTTGAGTTTAGAATGAGGCATTAATATGCGCTTATTTAAAtggattatttaaataacatgcatGCTTATAAGCAagtagttaagagaccctagaATTAAGAgtggttttactgtatttttttcatcaaatgacTGAGCGTAATTATTCCaaaccagatcatttttttcttcatgttttctCCACAGCTCTTCTGCTCAATCCCTGTGGGTATCGGGCAGGTTTATGGCTGTGACAATGCTTGGACAGGAGGTATATTCATGATCGCCTTGTTCATCTCCTCACCCATAACATTTGCACATGCAACTATTGGATCAGCAGTTGGTATGGTGTCAGGTAAGAGATCACAAATTGCGTCTGAATATTGAATATCAGCGTTAGGCCTTTTAATAATCGATGATAAGTCGCCTATCCTGTGACTTGCAGGTCTTGCTCTTGCTGCGCCGTTCCAGAACATCTACTTTGGCCTGTGGGGTTATAACTGTGTTTTGGCCTGCATTGCCGTTGGTGGGATGTTCTACGCTCTCACATGGCAGACACATCTTCTGGCTGTGGCCTGCGGTAAAGTTAATCTCCTTCctgattatataataataatttcctaTATCATTTACACAATTCTGGTGAAATCACCCAATCTTATTTTCTCACAGCATTCTTCTGTGCATATCTCAGCTCGGCCATCGCAAACGTGATGTCTACTGTAGGTATCATAAAcccaaaatatgaaatacaccAAAAATGCGTGTgattttttaatagcttttacGTTGCGTTTTAACAGTTCGGACTCCCAGCGTGCACCTGGCCCttctgtctctctgccctcACTTTTCTTTTGATCACTACGGAGataaaaagcatttacaagCTGCCTCTTGCTAAAGTCACCTACCCTGAGAAAAACCTGATACACTTCTGGAAGATGAAGAAAGAGGAGAGGATCgacaaacagaagaaaaaacaagagaaagaCATAGAATCACAGCAGAACAAAGATGAAATAATAGCTGTACCGGAAATGAAAGATCATGAGCATCTCGATGTTTCCACCGTGGACGTTTCataagagaaaaacacacaaaatagaGCGGAAAGGAATGCAGAGGCAATTCAACTTAATTTAACTCAATTATAAATGTCCCTTGAATGGTTTACATGAATATTCGCTGAAGGAAACTGCcaaacaaaaatagcttttttcacacacaaaaaaaccccaaacattatctgtatttattaaaaaataatacctTTTTACACAAGACATGTTACATTCTGTGCTGGCAGACAGGGATAcaagtatttaaaattaaaataccaaATACTGTTTGTTGATGTTTTCCATCATGGTATTGTTCTATGATTGTacagtttactttttattttccagaTGTTACTCATTTtcagataaaatgttttggtttgaaCATAATTTCAATAAGTTTTCAACGTTTTTATTGTCTGTAGCAGCTTTGGGTCTTATTTGATTTTTTATAAACtcgaataaatgtatttttttaaacataaacgtgtatttttttggaatttaaGCATCATCCCCATCTTTACTATagattaaatacaattaaattaaatactgatATAACAAACTGATACGGTTTTATACATTCAAACTTAAACGTATATGGATAATTGATTtctaaaaatcttaaattgtttATAATACAGTTGTGTGAATATTTCGCACAACATACattagaaacaaaataatacattacatttaaaaagccttTCTCACTTTTTCATGTCTAATTAAATGAGTCTTTCTAGTGTCCTTCAAAGTCCCCAGCATAACCCACAGTGTCCCGATGCTGAACCCGGCCTGCATACCTCTCTCATGTGAGGCTGATTGTGTGACGTCAACGGCGCCAACACCTATTAAAAAAGCTTCACTTCATCAGATAACAGAACCCATCGGAAGATTCAAATCTCCGGCACAAGCTACCAAAGATCTCAGATACGCTGCTCTTATGTAACGAGGACACTAATTCGATCCTAAATAAGGTCGTTGCATTCAACGgtggttatttttaaaagaacgtaaatgacaaaacataatAGAACATGCGCATACTTACGTATTtcattgaaatataaatgtagaaacACTTCATAAGAAGCGTGTTCGACAGCTATATAGgcgatatatatatttaaagtaaaaagtgacgtttaaatattaatacaatcgATAAGAACAACTTGATTCTCTTTAATGTCGTCTCGGCATTATTTTTGACAGTTCTCACTTTTGTCACATGATGAACAATGAGATAACATGTTCTGCATTCCATCAGATTAATGCACAACCTAGAAGGTTCCATGATGGAACTTTTCCTAAACTCTGCATATGTTATTAATGACTctgcatttatttctgcaaaaaCATTGAagtttccagctgaaatgaacactagtaAAACCAATTAGGATTGCTggggcagattttttttttaacaaaggcTTCCTTCCACATTACTGTggtgtcaaaacatttttaccatAGTGCATCATGTTTGCATTACATAATCAGCCATACTGTATGTTTCTGACGCTCTGAAGCACACCCGGTGAAGGAggttaaaatggcatttttccttaagcaaatgcatttctatcttaagtttgtaataataattggcTAGGTTTAGCATATGGGATACATTTCTTCACAGTTTTGGCCGGCAGGCCTCAATCACAATGCATAGGTAAATCTTCCACACCCCACACAGAGTATGTGGATTCCTTTTTAAACGACTGGATTTTACCCAAGAAAATTCACCAACCAACAGAAAACCTGACCACAACCTGAGTGCTCGATCAGATCACAGCGAAGTAGGTGAGCAGGGTGAGATATAGGACGGATAAAAGATCCGGTGTGAGGATGAAGATCGGATTGGTTGTCTGTGTGCAGTTGTTAAAGGTCAATCGAGGCCAGGAAAGGAAGTCACTTGTGGTTTGCTAGCGGTTTCTTAAAAATCACCAAAAACCACAAATGGAGTGTCATCTTCAGGGGAAAGAGTACGCCTGGCTCATTAATGAAGTTGCCTAGTCGACCTTGTGGCCAGTATGTAACTATAAAGTGAAATTTAGCAGGATCTGTAACGGTAATTACAGCCCTGTTGGGCACACATGTGGGAAAAGGTGAAATTACAGAAGAGGACCGCAGGAATTGCAGAGATTTGACTGGCACTGCAAAAATAAGTGTAGGCATTTGTCTTTCTTTTAGAATGGAAATGAAGTTTGTGCCTTTTCAGATACATTAAACCCATGTTAAAAAGAAGAATATTAAGGAACGTTAGAACGCATTCACTGACTGATGGCCAGCTGTTAACAAGCCTGGTCTCACACAAGAAGACCAACTTAAGCCTGAATACGCACTAATACATGTCTTAATGCCTCAAAAAGCAACCTGAAAGACAGTAGGTCATAAAATAATAGGTCAAACACTTGATTTTGGCATGCCAAATATTTTAGATACACATCTGACCGACTTTTTTGATACTCCATGGTTGCTTGTGCTCTActttaaatgttcaaacattGCAAATCAGCATTCTTAAAGTTCTTTTCCTGACCTAGttgttattcatttatcatATAAAAGCATGCTGGGTGCTGCATTTACACAAACAAGCTCACTatacaaatacttttaatttagcACTGTATATGCATTCGTATTTTACCTCGTTCTTTTAACAGTCCTTATTTACTTATTGCACATGATGTTCTTTTCACTGATCTTTGGACCTAAATCTTTTCTTTGGGAAGAGAGAACAAGCTGACAGAGAAAAGAGAACAGTGCCATCTGCTGAATGTCTGGAAGGAAAACTTACAGCAATTTGTGcgcaaaatgtttttatttgttttttgtttgtataaagATGGGTCAGTAGTTTTCCATTGCTAAGCAACACCTTAAAAACCTTAAAtccaaacaacataaaataacacaactTCTCAACCTGtataaatatcacttttttctttttatgcctcgttgtttttaattaactcATATGCAGGTGAGCTCAGGTAATTACAATCATGACGCTCGTTTAAACAGATCCATAGTAACAAACATGAATACATTCATCGATAACTGTTACGCTCCAACCTGACGTTGCAGTGTAACAATGCTGCCGCTGTCCTTATTCATTTCTATCACAAATACATGAACAAAGCTTACACTCAAGCAAAGCTACAACCGCTACATATGAAATAATTACACTGTACCAGCTGTACTACAAAGTACCAgtcatatttgacattttatgaagcCAAATCACTGAGCTATAAATCAAAAACCTGGAAGTAATTAACATTTGCGCTATCATTTGAGACGGTGAGCGCAGATTCTCACCCTccgaacaaaaaacaaacaaaaaaacatttttgtatggagttatattaaaaaacacatgcataaaaCGCACAAATATTTACACGCAGCAACGTCTCATGATAATTTCTTCGTTTTTGTGCATTCAAGCAAAATGATGTGCATGTATCTGTGGACTGTATCGCGGGTTTGGATGCATGACGCATACATTTGTGCGAGGTTGTGACTCCATATTTTTTGACCAACTAAGCATTTGACATTCGGTTCCTGAAAATCTAAGAAAAATTAGAGAAGGAAACatcacacgcgcacacacacaagaaacCTCCAATCCTTGAAGGGTACAAATCAGTAGCAACCAGTGAAAAATGTAACAACTCTCAATCAGTGATGTGACTTTAGAGccccttttttgtctttttggcAAAGTTAACTAAAGCCCTGTACACGAACGCTTGCTAACAATTATATCTCTACATGTCAAATCACATGGGTAAAACCACAGAGTTTTCTTATAcatgtgtaactgtaaaatatctCAGCTTCGACAGAATGTGCATAgcaaaactcaaaataaaatccaCACCTAAATGTCTCAGAAAAGCTAACATAATATTTCCAATGACAAACCTTTACCTATACGCGAAGCCTGCacaagaaatacaaaatatacacactCGACTCTAACTTAAACTCCAAAATACATTGTGTGCGAAGAATGAAAGTTATGGAAAATTTCTAAGGCAAGAACATTTACACAGCGCTGGATTCAAGCGTCGCAGACAACgtagatgattaaaaaaaattcacctccagatacataaataaaactttgcTAAAAGAAAGGGGGATTGTGATCACACTCATGTAGCataatttcagaattattaatattcatttttggcaaATCCTAAAAAGGGTGTATTTAAGAGACACTGATGGGAGGTTTTGGTCTTTAGTCACCGCCGTTAAGTAAAAGGGTGCAAAtgcattatgatattttaacaacaacaacaacaacaacaaccagaTTTGCCCTGAGCAAGCTGAATCTTTGAATAGTGCAAATAGTGCTTAGGGCCAGAGCCATACACATACTGAGTTGGGCCCCAAGTGAACCGCAAAAAGATAACGTATCAGCCTTTCCCCCGAGCAGCGGCTAACACCAAAGTTATGACACAGGAAATCGTTTGCTGACTATACGGTTTCAATTCACTTTCAACTTGGAGAAGAGATAATACATATGCTTTACAATTAATATCCAGACATGTTCATTTACATAAAGCTAgcattaaatgctaaatgttcTCAGGCAAGCTTCTGGCTAGTATACAGCTCACTGGAGAACTCAGGAAAATTCCCTATAAGATGCCCTGAAAAGAAGTTTTTAAACGGCCCTTTACGTCCAAGTAAATCTGCCCTCTCGAGTTTGGCCTAACGTTGTATATTTATGGCTCTGGCTGTTGTGACAGTAATATCACTCACACCTGCGTGTGCCCGGCGACGTCACCTGAGGGAGTGAGAGGCACGAGAGAGGAGCCGTCTCCTCCTCACACTATAAGCAGCACTGCAGAGTGTTCAAGTTATTCTCCATCCATCGCATGTTCAGCTTAATGGTCTCAATGGCCTCCTGCACGATCCTCATCTGAGAACCCTTCGTACCTAGAGAAGCGAAGAAGTTCTGGGCCTGGaaccagaaaaacaacaatgcagTAAATATACTTCAAGTAGCATTTATCCGTTTTTCAGTTAACCAAAGGAACAGGGGAATGAACAGACCTCCACGAGATggttttttgtggaaaactgACTGGTTGCGGACATGATGATGCTCTGAATGGCAAAAGATCCGACAGGAAATcttgaaggaaagaaaaaggaaaagaaacgACATTAAATTGCAGGCTGAATActtgccatcagtggttcacaACTGTAATGTTgcgacaagaatacttttttgcacggaaataaaacgaaaataacgactttattaaacaatttgtcACAGTAGCGCCATCTGCAGGATGCGAAATGCTTCTGGGTCAGTCGCGACACAGAGATGggttgtttttgttcaaatcaaagcgTAAGGAGCACACCTAGTTTGAGCTCGGTGGATATTACGCTATGGTGcaaaattgttgaataaagtcattatcttctggaccttgacagcgTTAATTCTTTGGCAGTCAATGAGAAAGTCACAAGTCTCCTGGTTTTTATCCTAAATGTCTTAAACTGTGTTCCAAGGACAAACAACACTTTTAAGGGTCAGGAACGACATGGAGGTAAgtgataaatgacaaaaaaaaattcccaggaaaaaaagtgtgttttaaaacatttaggaACTTTCCCTACTAAATAAACCCTCTTCAAGGTGTTTTCTTGTCCTTATGccttattttcttcttcttataatattgttattagcATACACACATAACTAAAaagtataattacatttatgtttgcATTAAATGTGTGTCCATTCAAATGAAAcgttgttaaaaaaagaattatagtTTAAGTAACCCTTTTCcttcacatttctttttccttttaatataaGTTCAGCACTCACTTCTGAGTGATTTTATCCCAGTTCTCCTTCACAAAATCCCAAGCGTAGAGGTGTCCAGCAAAATTCTTGCAAATTGTGTTAATCACCAAAGGAAATTCTTGAGTTTGAATCTCACTCCCATCAAGACTGCTCTGTAGAATCCTAAAAAGGAAAACCACATTCAATTCAGGTATGCTTGTGCTGACAGCTTAAAAGATTTTCCCTCTGACAGAACATGTTTTTCAGCTTTACCATATGATTTTCCGTATATCCTGAGTGCTGGCCAAAGCTTCCAATGTCTTGCGCTTCTCTGGGTCATTGATGGAATGTTTATACAAGTCTAGAAGCTTATCCCATCCTTCATCTGTCTGAGCCGCAACTTTGAAGACCGTTCTCACGAGATCACTGGGAAtcctaaaacaataaaaggcacGCATCACAAGATTTTCCTCTGTTCTCAAGAATTACTGCGGCGAGGAGTAGAGCTTTAGACAAGAGCTCTTTCCTTTTTCGCAAACTACAAGATTAAAAGAGAAGTTATTCAATCAAGAGTCAATCACCACACAAACGTACTGAGAAGTCTTGTTGGAATTGAACCACTGATCAAACAGATGCATGGCCTTTGTTGCGCAGTCACTTATGTTAAGGGAACATGCCATCTCCAGCAGGGCAGACCGAAGCGTCATCTTTGACACAGAAGTTTCCAGATCCCAAGACTGACTGTCCATTAGCTTTCCAAAATGGTCCTCGATGTAACTCTGCAAAGATTGAATTCcaagaaaacattcaaacaagATCTGGTGATTTGACTACCACAGCCACGCATGATGTTGCACATACCTTCATTCTAGCGGCCAAGTACAGCTCCGATTTTTTATCCAGCAACCTGTAGATCTGACCAAGCTGGAAGAGAGCTTCGGTCAGAGGAGCTGTCTCCGTCTCATTTCTGATGTAGTCCATTAGATTTAAGACTTCTTTGAAAAACACCTTGCCCGATCTGGAGGAACGTTGAagcatatgtgtatttttattgttcaaaatGCTGATGTTATTAaggatttttttgtgtaaagaaattaacacttttattcaacCAAGGGTGCaagcaataacaataataaaatgctattcaaacacaaaaaaatcataatattaaaatgatttctgaagcaccATGTGATGTTAAAGACTAGAGTAACgactgatgaaaattcagcctgatgtcacaggaataaattagttgttaaaatattatatatatacagctgtGGTGAGCACGAGATGCTTCTTTCAAAAGATTTTCCATGACTGAGAGAATTCTGCACCACAATCTTTCATGTCTAATAACTTTTGTCTTATACACCGTCTGTTAATGTATATCTACCTGGAGAGCGCAAAGATGTTGTTGATGAGAGCTGCTCTGTCTTTACCGGTGAGAACATTTACATCGTTCTTCAAAGCATCAATCAAGTCCTTCCACCCCTCCTCATAATGCACTATGTAGAAGCCATCACTCTTGAAGTTGAATTTCAACCACTTCACTTGATCTGGAAGCTTTAATGTGgctggaaaaaaattaaagcgaCAAGCAAAACATTACTGAACATTTCCTGTAGTTAGAGACATCTGTATATGCAAATACTTAATGAATCAATACTCAGTGACATAAGACAATGCTCACCGGTTTTATCCTTGAGATGGAACACTTGCTTGCAGGAGCTGAGGACGCTACATTTGTCGGTCACATATGTCAGGGGAATATGCCACAAACTGCTACGGGTAAGAAAAAAGTGGATCATTTAACATTCGACATCGAAAGAGGCTGAGTTCACATGAAGCTTGCTTTTTCAATTGATCAATATTGGACTTTGACTGCGATTGATTTAAAAGTCCCTTTTTTAAGGCATTTCCATCTTAAACAAACAAGACTATTCTTTCCCATGACATAAAACAGTGTGGGGTcggtaaggtttttttttttttttttttttttttaaatgtttttgaaagcagtCTCTTttactcaccaaggctgcatttagtTGGTGTGTCACACGGTatctcagaaatcattttaaaacgctGATgtagtgctcaagaaacatttaatattctAAGTGTTGCTTAAAGGGATACTACATACAAAAGTCAAAATGTGCCGTTATTCTACAcaccctcaggccattcaagatgCTTGTGACTCTTTTTCTTTAGTAGAAcattaaagatgattttttgTTGTCAGCACGTGGTGGGGAGTTGTTTGAGTTTTCCCTCTTTTCCTCTCATTCCTTAGGCCCGTAAGCTATGTAGGCTGTGCGcgttttaatttcactttttaaattagcTACAAAGCTgctgtttaattttagttagttCGAGTTTTACCTTTATCCTTCGGTTTTTAAAAAAGCGCTGtgtgcattttacttttacatcTGCGGCAATTCGGTGTCGAGCTGTTTTTCGTATTTAGTTAGAATTTTCGCTCTTTCCCTCACTTTCCTTTGCTTAAATAGCTTGtacttttacttttcatttagaGGCAATGTGGCATCAGTTGCTTGAATTAAATTaaccaacaacaaaatacatatgtaaaacACAGAACGATtattaacaacaaataaaaatacacaatgctATATgcttaacataaaataacaaataacttcAAGTTTAAATAGGTATACGGAAGTAAAAAATCATAAAGAGGAATAAATAATTtggaaattaaatttaaaaaattttttattccattttatatttttgtagaaaacggaatacatttttaggattatttAGTGAATAGTAAGTAATACTTTTGATTAATGGATAAAAGTAATAGTAATACTAAAACAAATCTCTGAACCCAAACTCCTGAAGCCCCATAATTAATTCTGATAGATTTTTAGATCCATGTTCACAGCTGCAGTAAACGTACCTGTCATCCGTGCTATTTTCAGCATTCAGAAGGAAATGTTCTTGTGTCAGTGTGACTTGAGTGCCACTTCTCTTCACTGTGACCAGAGGAAAGCCCTTATGAACAGTCCAGGTGTTCATCATCTCAGATACGCTTAAGTTTTGTTCGCTCACCTGTGGAGAACATGGATATCAGTGCACACTAATAAAACATGGCTCAGATGCCAGCTGAGTTTCATCATCATGTAAAAGTGCACTCTGGttaattttgtaattacattCGTCGCACTCAAACCATGTATTTGCTTCACTctcataaataatgaaaagcaaTCACAATGCAGAAATCTCACTTAGAAAAGGTCTGACCTGGGAAAGACTGTTCCATAGATCCTCGCTTTCTGTGTTTGATAGGTTATACTTTTGTAAGTACTCACTCACTCCTTTTTGAAACTCCACATCTGTGAGTACTGCATTGAGCATCAGAAGTATCGAAGCTCCCTTGCGTGAAAAGGCAGAGCGAGGAACGTGTTCAAGTTCTGAGAATAGCTATCCAATCGGCAAGACTAAATGAAAAGTGATTGGCCTACACCACAGGAAGAGGGTCAATTAAAACCACTTTAAAAGCAACAGATGATTTTTGATGTACCTTCTCGTAAGACACAGAGTCAAACATCTCTTCCACCTGCTCAGGGTTGCTCACGACAGTAGACACCGGGTGGGATGAGTTCAATGCATCTTTGGCCAGCGCTTTAAAGCGAACATTCAAGAATTCAGTGTCCtggaaatgaaaaacacaaagaccaaatataaacaaattccAGTTGTTTCAAAATCGACTCTTCAACCGACAATAATTCAGTAtcagcattttcagtttttgttattcattttttggggggggtttccACTTTTAAGACCCCCCACTTTTATACCATTTCTTTCTGGCTGAAGCACATTTTCAATCTATAAGAATAATCAGCCTAAGCTACCAATCAATAGTTTTTGAATAAGAATTTATCCATtttgatccaaagtacagcaaaaacagtaaaatttgtacaattttactattactatttgcAATTCTTTACATTGTAAtagattttaaactgtaatttatttctgagatcaaagctgaattttcataatCATAACTCTTGCCATCAGTGTCATGTgtgtcttcagaaatcactctaatatgctgattattaatatttaaaacagttgagtaattcaggattctttgatgaataataaGATCTAAAGATCTGAATTTATCGGAAATTGTAACATTCACTATTCCATTCCAAAGTTTGCGGATGATAATAATAGAATTTAATACTTTTGTATTAGCAAGGGTGCATAAAAtagtgttaaaatatataaatagtgttCGTATCTGAATAATATCATATTGACCGAaaatcagaaatacattgtgaTATAAATTTTATCCATATCATCCAGCCCCActtcaacacaaaaaaataaaataaatgttgatttcAATCATCAACGTGATTTTTAATACCTAATGTTACAAAGGCACGAGAAACAGTCTCGTTCAAATATTACTTCAGATGACAGAAAGAACTGTAACATATTCTATAATCAATTCAACCAAGTTATAAGAGTTGGATAATGGTGCTCAAAAAATCATTTCTTCATCATTACCTGATAGATTATGTTAATAATTCtagataataaaaatgaataaaacaatacacacaaaaatactcTGAGATTTGAGAATTCCTTTGGAATTGATTCCCCATTGCTACATTTAAAcatcaacaacataaaaaaagcacttaaagAAGCAAAGGATATGTTTGAAGAGTTCTAATGAATTAATGGATTATTTCATTctcattaaagtgaaataactgaGCATAAATAGCCGaaatacacaaaagaaaatTTCAAATGGCACTAAGAGGTTTTtacatctgaactcttcatttctttatttagaatataactTACTATGTCAAGGCCTGGGAATACGTTTTGAATTGACATGTACTGCATGTAGGTTGCAAATCCTTCATTCAGCCAAAGATCATTCCACCACCGCATAGTGACCAGATTTCCAAACCACTgaacagaaaaagaacaaaagacgACAATGAACACAGCATGTCTGACTAGCCTTTTCAACcgaacattacatttattttagacttATAACGCGTGTTATTTTAAGCTATGATATGTTGTATGCCAGCATCACTATTGCCATTTATTTAAAGGGAGAGTTggttcaaaaattatttatccACCCTaacgttgttccaaacctgtataagttggacacaaaagaagatattctgaattcagagttttcagtttttcatgaactatgcctttaagaaaACTATTTGAAGTAGGACAAAATTGTAATCGAACCTGGATGTAAATGatacttaaatacacacacccTGGTGAAGCAGCCACCAACTCAAGACTTTTCACGTGTTGTTAATGATTTAAACGTGACTATTATTTGCCTGTCATGagaatgttgttttatttataaagtgaaTTACCTGGTGAGCAAGTTCATGGGCTATGACGGAGGTCACCAGTTGCTTGTCTATAGGGGAGGAGTTAGTCCCTACTAGCAAAGTCGTCTCACGGAATGTGATTAATCCCCAGTTCTCCATGGCTCCGGCGAGGAAGTCAGGAATAGCCACTAGATCTATTG
This genomic interval from Puntigrus tetrazona isolate hp1 chromosome 5, ASM1883169v1, whole genome shotgun sequence contains the following:
- the LOC122345207 gene encoding leucyl-cystinyl aminopeptidase isoform X3, which translates into the protein MEAFESERAPLPRNMIENSMFEEEPDVVDLAKESPSYPIDSDDVVYEPRSSRLLVRGLGENDLDEDEEDYESSARLLGMSFMNRSSSQRSAASPYTRQQHSGSCSKPSTKSMVVGVVVLVLVASMLMVFYFLLGCTFTTEGCQKTNSTMDSIYPISTNGELFPWAELRLPPSVHPVHYNISLYPNLTLMTFQGSVSILVQVLHETKKIVLHSSDMNIIKATFDGKEVHFLEYKPWQQIAIKFTEDLKKGRYVLDINYTANLSSNYDGFYNSSYVDTNGIKRVLAATQFEPLAARKAFPCFDEPAFKSTFTIKMTRESNYISLSNMPKVKTTELKNGLQEDEFEKSVKMSTYLVAFIVADFISVSNNVSKTTVSVYAVPDKKEQVQYALDTACKLLEFYNSFFDNNYPLTKLDLVAIPDFLAGAMENWGLITFRETTLLVGTNSSPIDKQLVTSVIAHELAHQWFGNLVTMRWWNDLWLNEGFATYMQYMSIQNVFPGLDIDTEFLNVRFKALAKDALNSSHPVSTVVSNPEQVEEMFDSVSYEKGASILLMLNAVLTDVEFQKGVSEYLQKYNLSNTESEDLWNSLSQVSEQNLSVSEMMNTWTVHKGFPLVTVKRSGTQVTLTQEHFLLNAENSTDDSSLWHIPLTYVTDKCSVLSSCKQVFHLKDKTATLKLPDQVKWLKFNFKSDGFYIVHYEEGWKDLIDALKNDVNVLTGKDRAALINNIFALSRSGKVFFKEVLNLMDYIRNETETAPLTEALFQLGQIYRLLDKKSELYLAARMKSYIEDHFGKLMDSQSWDLETSVSKMTLRSALLEMACSLNISDCATKAMHLFDQWFNSNKTSQIPSDLVRTVFKVAAQTDEGWDKLLDLYKHSINDPEKRKTLEALASTQDIRKIIWILQSSLDGSEIQTQEFPLVINTICKNFAGHLYAWDFVKENWDKITQKFPVGSFAIQSIIMSATSQFSTKNHLVEAQNFFASLGTKGSQMRIVQEAIETIKLNMRWMENNLNTLQCCL